Proteins encoded together in one Bacteroides ovatus window:
- a CDS encoding ATP-binding protein, translating into MEEVKRIPYGVSNFVEVVEQNQYYVDKTMYLPLLEKQPSNLFFIRPRRFGKSIFLSMLRTYYDIAQKEKFEKRFSNLWIGSRPTQLQGTFQILFLDFSRVGGLDRTLAENFDDYCCGGLDDFASIYEPYYYPGFEEEMKAQYGTTNKLNFLDRKARNNGSKLYLIVDEYDNFTNVVLNEQGDKVYHALTHASGFYREIFKKFKGMFERIFMTGVSPVTLDDLTSGFNIGWNISTDHQFNMMLGFSETDVREMIQYYKDAGQLPGNTNIDAMIEEMRPWYDNYCFAEESLERDPKMFNCDMVFYYLRHYMTLGKSPKEMIDPNTRTDYNKMKKLIRLDKLDGNRKGVLRKITEDGQIVTTLTTTFPATDITKPEIFPSLLFYYGMLTITATRGNYLVLSIPNNNVRKQYYEFLLEEYQDNRHINLNDLGLMYYEMAYDGHWRETLEFIAHAYKENSSVRNAIEGERNLQGFFTAYLSTNAYYLIAPEVELNHGYCDLFLMPDLIRYDVKHSYIIELKYLSVKDSEAKAEAQWKEAVEQIKGYAAGPKVRRMIYDTELHCIVMQFRGWELERMEEVR; encoded by the coding sequence ATGGAAGAAGTAAAAAGAATCCCTTACGGAGTTTCCAACTTTGTGGAAGTGGTGGAACAGAATCAATATTACGTGGATAAGACTATGTATCTGCCGTTGTTGGAAAAACAACCTAGTAATTTGTTCTTTATCCGCCCCCGCCGTTTCGGCAAGAGCATCTTTCTGAGTATGCTCCGAACTTATTATGACATCGCTCAAAAAGAAAAGTTCGAAAAACGTTTCAGCAATTTATGGATAGGCAGTCGTCCTACACAGTTGCAAGGGACTTTCCAAATACTCTTTCTTGATTTCTCCAGAGTGGGAGGGCTTGACAGAACGCTTGCCGAAAACTTTGATGATTACTGTTGCGGCGGACTGGATGATTTTGCTTCTATCTATGAACCCTATTATTATCCCGGCTTTGAAGAGGAAATGAAAGCCCAATACGGCACTACCAACAAACTGAATTTCCTCGATCGCAAGGCACGCAACAACGGCTCCAAGCTTTATCTGATAGTGGATGAATATGATAATTTCACGAATGTGGTGCTAAACGAGCAAGGCGACAAAGTCTATCACGCCCTAACCCACGCCAGTGGTTTCTACCGCGAAATCTTCAAGAAGTTCAAAGGCATGTTCGAACGCATCTTCATGACCGGAGTCAGCCCCGTAACGCTGGACGACCTGACTAGCGGATTCAATATCGGCTGGAATATCAGCACCGATCATCAGTTTAATATGATGTTGGGATTCAGCGAGACCGATGTACGCGAGATGATCCAATACTATAAGGATGCCGGACAGTTGCCGGGCAATACGAACATAGATGCGATGATAGAGGAAATGCGACCGTGGTATGACAATTATTGTTTTGCCGAAGAAAGCTTGGAGCGTGACCCGAAGATGTTCAACTGTGACATGGTGTTTTATTATCTGCGTCATTATATGACTTTGGGCAAATCCCCCAAAGAAATGATAGACCCCAATACCCGCACGGACTATAATAAGATGAAAAAACTTATCCGGCTGGACAAATTGGACGGTAACCGCAAAGGAGTGTTACGTAAAATCACCGAAGATGGGCAGATTGTCACCACGTTGACAACTACCTTTCCCGCTACCGATATTACCAAACCTGAGATTTTCCCCAGTCTGCTTTTTTATTATGGTATGCTTACCATTACTGCCACTCGCGGCAACTATCTGGTGTTAAGTATTCCCAATAATAACGTGCGTAAACAGTATTACGAATTCTTGTTGGAAGAATATCAGGACAATCGACATATTAATCTGAACGACCTTGGCCTGATGTATTACGAAATGGCTTACGACGGCCATTGGCGTGAAACGCTGGAATTTATCGCCCATGCCTACAAGGAAAACTCTTCCGTGCGCAACGCTATTGAGGGAGAGCGCAACCTGCAAGGCTTCTTTACTGCTTACCTGAGTACGAATGCATATTACCTGATAGCCCCGGAAGTAGAATTGAACCACGGTTATTGTGATCTGTTCCTAATGCCCGACCTGATACGCTATGACGTGAAGCACAGTTATATCATCGAACTAAAATATCTCTCTGTCAAAGACTCGGAAGCGAAAGCCGAAGCCCAATGGAAAGAAGCTGTAGAGCAGATAAAAGGTTATGCTGCCGGTCCCAAGGTACGCAGGATGATATACGACACCGAGTTGCATTGCATCGTCATGCAGTTTCGCGGATGGGAGTTGGAACGGATGGAAGAAGTCAGATAG
- a CDS encoding AAA family ATPase: MAIVNNPFIVGGYLSPHYFCDREVETEQLIRNITNGRNVVIISVRRMGKTGLIRHCFYQDEIKEHYYTFFIDIYATASLREFVFALGKEIFEKLKPKGIKFIERFFSVISSLRAGFKLDSVTGEPTFDIGLGDIHTAETTLDEIFAYLEQADKPCIVAIDEFQQIGNYTEKNVEAILRTKVQHCQNARFIFAGSQKHIMMNMFNSPARPFYQSVNMMQLKSIPLTAYRAFVERLFLENKKRIEEELIDEVYNFFEGHTWYVQLMFNELYILTGKGEVCDRSLQSIALTNILQMQDFTYQEIFSRLPEKQKEVLIAIGKEQKATGVTSGKFIKKYKLSTPSSVQAALKGLLEKNLVSQEQNQYEIADKLLGVWLQKNY, translated from the coding sequence ATGGCAATCGTTAATAACCCTTTTATCGTAGGCGGATACCTATCTCCCCATTACTTTTGTGACCGCGAAGTGGAAACAGAACAGTTGATACGTAACATAACCAATGGAAGAAATGTCGTTATCATTTCTGTGCGTCGCATGGGAAAGACAGGTCTGATTCGTCATTGCTTTTATCAGGATGAGATTAAAGAGCATTACTATACATTCTTCATTGATATTTATGCGACAGCCAGCCTTAGGGAATTTGTATTCGCTTTGGGAAAAGAGATTTTCGAGAAGCTCAAACCCAAAGGAATAAAGTTCATCGAACGTTTCTTCTCCGTCATTTCCTCACTGCGCGCAGGTTTTAAACTGGATTCTGTTACGGGAGAACCCACCTTCGATATTGGATTAGGAGACATTCATACTGCAGAAACAACACTGGATGAAATCTTCGCTTATTTAGAACAGGCTGATAAACCTTGTATCGTAGCCATCGACGAATTTCAGCAAATAGGCAATTACACAGAGAAGAATGTAGAAGCCATATTGAGAACTAAAGTCCAGCATTGCCAAAATGCTCGTTTCATCTTTGCCGGAAGCCAGAAACACATTATGATGAATATGTTCAACAGCCCGGCCCGACCTTTTTATCAAAGTGTCAATATGATGCAACTAAAGAGCATTCCGCTTACGGCATACAGGGCATTTGTTGAAAGGCTTTTCCTTGAAAATAAGAAACGTATTGAAGAAGAACTGATAGACGAAGTATATAATTTCTTTGAAGGACATACCTGGTATGTACAACTCATGTTTAATGAATTATATATACTGACCGGAAAAGGGGAAGTGTGTGATCGTTCCCTCCAAAGTATTGCCCTGACCAATATCCTGCAGATGCAGGACTTCACATATCAGGAGATTTTCTCCCGCCTTCCGGAAAAACAGAAAGAAGTACTGATTGCTATCGGAAAAGAACAAAAAGCAACCGGAGTCACTTCAGGAAAATTTATAAAAAAATACAAGCTAAGTACTCCGAGTTCCGTACAAGCTGCACTCAAGGGATTACTGGAAAAGAATCTAGTCTCGCAGGAACAAAATCAGTATGAAATAGCTGATAAACTGTTGGGAGTCTGGTTACAAAAGAATTATTAG
- a CDS encoding DUF6377 domain-containing protein, translating to MKKVILIFVTIVLSGLLYAKDNKSTDALLREIDGIIKNRQTYGAEKEARIADLKKLLAEATSDEQRYGFCGRLFDEYRAYNLDSSFVYAQRKEELAHRMDKLDYLDDAAMNMAEVMGTTGMYKEALELLGQIDKKTLPDYLYGYYYHLYRTIYGLMGDYAVTEKVKKEYYRMTDLYRDSLLQVNASDSLGHVLVMADKCIVHAQYDEAIRMLMEYYNKPSLDDHSKAMLTYTLSEGYRLKGDKQGQKHYLALSAIADLKSAVKEYVSLRKLASLVYDEGDIDRAYNYLKCSLEDATLCNARLRTLEISQVFPIIDQAYQLKTKRQQQEMKVSLICISLLSVFLLVAIFFVYKQMKKVAAARREVVDTNTLLQELNEELHDSNSQLKEMNHTLSEANYIKEEYIGRYMDQCSTYLDKMDLYRRSLNKIAAAGRVEELYKAIKSSQFLDEELKEFYANFDMTFLQLFPNFVEEFNALLTEPMQPKPGELLNTELRIFALIRLGITDSTKIAQFLRYSVTTIYNYRTRVRNKALGERDEFETKVMQIGKVEE from the coding sequence ATGAAAAAAGTGATTCTGATTTTTGTGACAATCGTCCTTTCCGGTCTGCTTTATGCAAAAGATAATAAGAGTACCGATGCGTTACTTCGTGAGATTGATGGTATCATTAAAAACCGTCAGACCTATGGAGCAGAAAAGGAGGCGCGTATCGCTGACCTGAAGAAATTGTTGGCGGAGGCTACTTCCGATGAACAACGATATGGTTTTTGCGGACGTCTTTTCGATGAATACCGGGCTTATAATCTGGATTCGTCTTTTGTCTATGCTCAACGGAAAGAGGAACTGGCGCATCGCATGGATAAACTGGATTACCTGGATGATGCTGCCATGAATATGGCGGAAGTGATGGGAACTACCGGAATGTATAAAGAAGCGTTGGAACTATTGGGGCAGATTGATAAGAAAACGTTGCCCGATTATCTCTATGGTTACTATTATCATCTGTATCGCACTATTTACGGATTGATGGGAGATTATGCCGTTACGGAGAAAGTCAAGAAAGAGTATTATCGAATGACGGATCTGTATCGTGACTCTCTTCTGCAGGTCAACGCTTCCGACTCTTTGGGGCACGTGTTGGTGATGGCGGATAAGTGTATCGTACATGCTCAATACGATGAAGCCATCCGTATGCTGATGGAATATTACAACAAACCTTCTTTGGATGACCATTCAAAAGCAATGCTTACTTATACTCTCTCCGAGGGTTACCGGTTGAAAGGCGACAAACAGGGGCAAAAACATTACCTGGCTCTTTCGGCCATTGCCGACCTGAAATCGGCAGTAAAGGAATATGTATCTTTGCGCAAACTCGCTTCTCTTGTCTACGATGAAGGGGATATTGACCGTGCCTACAATTACCTGAAATGCTCCTTAGAGGATGCCACTCTTTGTAATGCCCGCCTTCGTACGTTAGAAATCTCGCAAGTCTTTCCTATCATTGACCAGGCTTACCAATTGAAAACCAAACGGCAGCAACAGGAGATGAAAGTATCATTGATTTGTATCAGTTTGCTTTCCGTATTTTTGTTGGTTGCCATTTTCTTCGTTTACAAGCAGATGAAAAAGGTTGCTGCCGCACGTCGCGAAGTGGTTGATACTAATACGTTGTTGCAAGAACTGAACGAAGAACTTCACGACTCCAATTCGCAACTGAAAGAGATGAACCATACGCTTTCGGAAGCCAACTATATCAAGGAGGAATATATCGGCCGATATATGGACCAATGCTCCACTTATCTCGACAAGATGGATTTATACCGTCGTTCCCTAAATAAAATTGCCGCTGCCGGAAGAGTGGAAGAACTATATAAAGCCATTAAATCTTCTCAATTCCTTGACGAAGAACTGAAAGAGTTTTATGCAAATTTCGACATGACTTTCCTGCAACTCTTCCCCAATTTTGTGGAAGAATTTAATGCGCTGCTTACCGAACCCATGCAACCCAAACCGGGAGAACTGTTGAACACCGAACTCCGTATATTTGCCCTTATCCGGCTGGGGATTACGGACAGTACCAAGATAGCGCAATTCCTCCGTTATTCCGTGACTACCATTTATAATTACCGGACCCGTGTCCGTAACAAAGCTTTGGGAGAAAGAGATGAATTTGAGACTAAAGTAATGCAAATAGGGAAGGTGGAAGAATAA